The window GGATTCGAACTTCAGCAGCGTCAAACGAGCGGGATCCGCCAATGACGCTGGTCGCCGCGTCGTAGTTAAGATGAAACGGCTTTTCGGCAGGTACTTTCCAGCTGACTCTTCGCCAGTGTGACGAGCTCATGGATGTTTTTCGAGCATCGGCCACAGCATCCGCTATCCCGGAGTCCGAATTCTGCAATAATTTGTCGAATGGTCAGGCATCCCTGACGACCCGCTTCCCGCACGTCTGATTCCGTTAAACCTTTACATAGGCAGACATACATGCGTGGTATCTCCCACTGACGGTCGGTGTGTCTCGACGGGTGCGCGGCGCGTCACTTTCACGATACTGATAACCGTTCTCAACTATAGCCAGTATACCGACGGTCCTGAGATCTGTCAACATTTAGGGTGATTGATGTCTGTCCTAAATGGAGAGAGGCAGTAGTGGATGGGAAGGCTCGCGACTCGTTGGTCCATGTTGTTCGGCGTATCAACGGTATGTCTCTAAGCCATTGTGCTGAGGATCAGATTAGGGCTGTCTTTGCAGATACGTGGTACGCTGCGCACCCGGGGTTTCTTTTAAGGAAAGGCTCTAGGGCGTGCCGAGGGAGCGGAAAGCAAGAGAGGTGGAGAGAGGGTTCTCAGCATTGTCCTGCTGTAAATACGAAGGCAG is drawn from Nitrospira sp. and contains these coding sequences:
- a CDS encoding (2Fe-2S)-binding protein, producing MYVCLCKGLTESDVREAGRQGCLTIRQIIAEFGLRDSGCCGRCSKNIHELVTLAKSQLESTCRKAVSS